In the Armatimonadota bacterium genome, one interval contains:
- a CDS encoding molybdopterin-dependent oxidoreductase — translation MSVVLTTCGFCSCGCGVYVEQSNGRVATLCPSGNHPVANGRLCVKGWNGIPAVLGTSRLRLPLKRTGDSLQPVSWDEAVSFTASALKRISSDSGPQSVGVIGSAKTTNEECYSLVKFARSILGTSNIDGSSRLYDASIISGLAPALGIPAAQVGLDAVAHAGSMLIVGANVTEQVAHVGSRIETAAAGGCRVVVVDSRTTRLEPYAEQFIRPRAGTDLVWIRALLKTIIDCSLYVEDAPRMPGFEELRVSLNGLSVDAAAGTCGLSGDDVRRTADILASAPPSVVMFGLGVLQQARSTPTVGALADVALLLGGYVLPLRAQNNAQGASDMGLARELLPGYGDIGDAEVREKWESAWACRLPESPGMSSVDMIRACETGDLKALLVFGENLALSAPDTERTLAALDKVEFLAVCDPYLTETARLADVVFPACSFLEKDGTFTNIERRVQRVRKVIEPLGESRPDLEILSSLASALGGNLESSSGKVMAEIAKNVDCYGGVNYEMLEQGWGEPWPLNAASPKLIPVPDAEPTSGQMQDREFVLIASRVNYHHRTGTMSAHSSVLAREYPESYVELCEADAEKLGLRPGAPVRVSTDSASLVRTLVISNSVPAGHVHVPHFFGGDSPNAFAGYEGDPISGVPAFKARPVKVEAVK, via the coding sequence ATGAGTGTAGTTCTCACGACCTGCGGGTTCTGCAGTTGCGGATGTGGGGTCTATGTAGAGCAGAGTAACGGTCGCGTAGCAACCCTCTGTCCCAGCGGCAACCACCCGGTTGCGAATGGCAGACTCTGCGTGAAGGGGTGGAACGGTATCCCTGCCGTTCTCGGCACGAGTAGATTGCGCCTGCCCCTCAAGCGAACCGGCGATTCGTTGCAGCCCGTCTCATGGGATGAGGCCGTTTCTTTCACGGCGTCCGCCCTCAAACGCATCTCCTCGGACAGCGGTCCTCAGAGCGTCGGCGTCATCGGCTCCGCGAAGACCACCAATGAGGAATGCTACTCCCTCGTCAAGTTCGCGAGGAGCATCCTCGGTACCTCCAACATCGACGGCTCGTCTCGGCTGTACGATGCCTCGATCATCTCCGGGCTGGCCCCGGCCCTTGGAATCCCCGCCGCCCAGGTCGGACTCGACGCCGTGGCGCACGCCGGCTCGATGCTCATCGTCGGAGCCAATGTCACGGAGCAGGTTGCCCACGTCGGCTCGCGCATCGAGACCGCCGCCGCGGGAGGGTGCCGGGTAGTCGTCGTGGATTCGCGAACGACGCGCCTCGAACCGTACGCCGAGCAGTTCATCCGTCCGCGCGCCGGGACTGACCTCGTGTGGATTCGAGCGCTGCTCAAGACCATTATAGACTGCTCGTTGTACGTCGAGGACGCGCCCCGGATGCCGGGTTTCGAGGAGCTCAGGGTGTCGCTGAACGGCCTGTCGGTTGATGCGGCCGCCGGTACGTGTGGGCTGTCCGGTGACGATGTCAGGCGAACCGCGGACATCCTGGCCTCGGCTCCTCCATCCGTAGTCATGTTCGGCCTCGGGGTGCTTCAGCAGGCCCGGTCCACGCCGACTGTCGGCGCGCTCGCCGACGTGGCTCTTCTGCTGGGTGGGTACGTCCTGCCGCTAAGAGCTCAGAACAACGCGCAGGGTGCGTCCGATATGGGTCTGGCGCGCGAACTGCTCCCAGGATACGGCGATATCGGCGATGCGGAGGTGAGGGAGAAATGGGAATCCGCGTGGGCTTGTCGGCTCCCGGAGTCGCCGGGGATGTCCTCAGTAGATATGATCCGTGCCTGTGAGACGGGCGACCTCAAGGCGCTGCTGGTGTTCGGCGAGAACCTTGCGCTCTCCGCCCCTGACACCGAACGCACTCTGGCTGCCCTTGACAAGGTCGAGTTCCTCGCTGTCTGCGATCCGTATCTGACGGAGACCGCGCGGCTGGCGGACGTCGTATTCCCTGCGTGCTCCTTCCTTGAGAAGGACGGCACATTTACCAACATCGAGCGGCGCGTTCAGAGAGTCCGCAAGGTTATCGAACCGCTCGGGGAGTCCAGACCGGATCTGGAGATTCTCTCCAGTCTCGCCTCGGCGCTTGGAGGTAATCTGGAGAGCAGTTCGGGCAAGGTCATGGCGGAGATCGCGAAGAACGTGGACTGCTATGGGGGCGTGAACTATGAGATGCTGGAGCAAGGCTGGGGCGAGCCGTGGCCTCTCAACGCCGCGTCGCCCAAGTTGATCCCGGTCCCAGACGCCGAACCGACTTCTGGCCAGATGCAGGATCGTGAGTTTGTGCTGATCGCAAGTCGGGTCAACTACCACCACCGGACGGGTACGATGTCCGCTCACTCTTCGGTGCTCGCCCGCGAGTACCCGGAGTCCTACGTCGAACTGTGCGAAGCCGATGCCGAGAAACTTGGGCTCAGGCCTGGTGCGCCGGTGAGGGTCTCGACGGATTCGGCGTCGCTGGTGCGCACGCTCGTTATCAGTAATTCGGTGCCGGCGGGTCACGTCCACGTGCCGCACTTCTTCGGCGGCGACTCCCCAAATGCGTTCGCCGGTTACGAAGGCGATCCCATCTCCGGCGTGCCTGCATTCAAGGCGCGGCCGGTCAAGGTTGAGGCGGTCAAATGA
- a CDS encoding carbohydrate-binding family 9-like protein, which produces MTSEIPTYECRKVANGSIAVDGDLGDWIGVPAVGDFTLSDGSGLATRQTRARMCWDDDSIYIAFDCDDPDIWGTLLERDQPIYEEEVVEAFIDPDSDLVRYFEFQTSPRGTLFDAIIHNPTGLRVNMTCDTSWDCEGWRVAVRVDGTLDNRNDVDRGWTVEWAIPFASLGEAPHVPPEDGDVWRVNFYRIDRTPADEYGCWSPTMEIPANFHVPSRFGKIVFRK; this is translated from the coding sequence ATGACTTCCGAAATCCCGACATACGAGTGCAGGAAGGTCGCAAACGGCAGCATCGCCGTAGACGGCGATCTCGGCGACTGGATCGGTGTCCCCGCCGTCGGCGATTTCACGCTCTCCGACGGCTCCGGTCTCGCCACGCGCCAGACGCGCGCCCGCATGTGCTGGGACGACGATAGCATCTATATCGCCTTTGACTGCGACGATCCGGATATCTGGGGCACCCTCTTAGAGCGAGACCAGCCGATCTACGAGGAGGAGGTCGTCGAGGCGTTTATTGACCCCGATTCCGACCTCGTTCGCTACTTCGAGTTTCAGACCAGTCCGCGCGGTACTCTCTTCGACGCCATCATTCACAACCCGACCGGCCTCCGCGTGAACATGACATGCGATACCTCCTGGGACTGCGAAGGATGGCGCGTGGCAGTCCGGGTGGACGGCACTCTCGACAACCGGAACGATGTGGACAGGGGGTGGACCGTCGAGTGGGCCATACCCTTTGCATCGCTCGGCGAGGCGCCGCACGTCCCCCCGGAAGACGGCGATGTCTGGCGCGTCAACTTCTACCGCATAGACCGCACCCCGGCCGACGAGTATGGCTGCTGGTCGCCGACCATGGAGATTCCCGCGAACTTCCATGTCCCGTCGAGATTTGGAAAGATAGTATTTCGTAAGTAG